A DNA window from Paenibacillus sp. HWE-109 contains the following coding sequences:
- the tnpC gene encoding IS66 family transposase encodes MKMSLEEIKQISHSSPDQIEKVITKLLERITELENRVAELERQLGLNSKNSSKPPSSDGFRKPANSRIAGGKKGAPLGHEGHTLSMVDDPDAILDFCLTTCPACHAPMDQENCIGYDRRQQIDLPEPRIQTTEFRAHTSCCPQCSGVHQAAFPSHVSASVQYGAGVTGWIVYVSAYHMIPLKRVSEMFADLTGHSLSEATVIAHLKKSHKQLGPYEEQIRQNLLNADVLHADETGIHVDGKQRWLHTLSNVDWTFQAVHENRGTLAFDAIGLLPAYSGILVHDCNGPYFKEKYTFQHALCNAHLLRECQGIADYDHHQWAVQMKRLLQVAWRLTLAARKVLCCLAPSTVKWLENWYDDILQQGELEWNQGRTKAKTGPQGRQSKSKSANLGERFRRHKEPILRFIQDVRVPFDNNVAERDLRMAKVKAKVSGLFRTWDGAHQFARARGFISTLRKQNSPVLSTLIVTFRGEFRFPRLEEGK; translated from the coding sequence GTAGCCGAGTTGGAGCGCCAGCTAGGGCTTAACAGCAAGAATAGTAGCAAGCCGCCTTCAAGTGACGGGTTTCGTAAGCCCGCAAACTCCCGCATCGCTGGTGGCAAAAAGGGAGCACCCCTAGGTCATGAAGGACACACACTTAGTATGGTGGATGATCCGGATGCCATCCTCGACTTTTGCCTAACTACCTGCCCTGCGTGTCATGCTCCAATGGACCAGGAGAACTGTATAGGCTACGACCGGCGTCAGCAGATCGATCTGCCTGAACCACGCATCCAGACAACCGAGTTTCGCGCTCATACGAGCTGCTGCCCGCAGTGTAGCGGGGTTCATCAGGCTGCTTTTCCGTCGCATGTCAGCGCCTCTGTCCAATATGGAGCTGGTGTTACGGGCTGGATCGTGTATGTGAGTGCGTACCATATGATTCCACTGAAAAGGGTGAGCGAGATGTTTGCGGACCTGACCGGGCATTCGCTGAGCGAGGCTACGGTCATCGCCCATTTGAAGAAATCGCACAAGCAGCTAGGTCCCTATGAGGAACAAATTCGCCAAAACCTGCTGAATGCCGATGTTTTGCACGCTGATGAAACCGGCATTCACGTCGATGGCAAACAGCGATGGCTGCACACCCTCTCTAATGTGGACTGGACGTTCCAGGCGGTTCACGAAAACCGGGGCACCCTCGCTTTTGATGCCATCGGTCTGCTGCCGGCTTACTCGGGCATTCTAGTGCATGACTGCAACGGGCCGTATTTTAAAGAAAAATACACGTTCCAGCATGCCTTATGCAATGCGCACTTACTGCGGGAATGCCAAGGAATCGCCGATTATGATCATCACCAGTGGGCCGTGCAGATGAAACGCTTGCTACAAGTAGCCTGGCGTCTCACGCTAGCCGCCCGTAAAGTCTTGTGCTGCTTAGCTCCGAGTACGGTTAAATGGCTAGAGAATTGGTACGATGACATCCTGCAGCAGGGCGAGCTGGAATGGAATCAAGGGCGTACCAAAGCCAAAACCGGACCGCAAGGCAGGCAAAGCAAAAGTAAATCGGCCAATCTGGGTGAACGTTTCCGTCGTCACAAGGAACCGATTCTCCGGTTTATTCAAGATGTCCGTGTTCCTTTTGACAACAATGTCGCCGAACGAGACTTGCGGATGGCCAAGGTCAAAGCCAAAGTCTCCGGCTTATTCCGTACCTGGGACGGGGCTCATCAGTTCGCCCGCGCGCGCGGCTTCATTTCAACCCTTCGTAAACAAAATTCACCTGTACTCTCGACGCTTATTGTTACTTTTCGTGGGGAGTTTCGTTTTCCGCGTTTGGAAGAAGGTAAGTAG